In Triticum aestivum cultivar Chinese Spring chromosome 5B, IWGSC CS RefSeq v2.1, whole genome shotgun sequence, the following proteins share a genomic window:
- the LOC123117024 gene encoding uncharacterized protein translates to MCMDRSPVPAKKIWLAIASRLGLRPTAGLRKLRKEVRTCEYRDVHIMWEMLREMDSPVPLQEKEAAAAAAVAAAAAARKKKKAWSRFVYYCCAF, encoded by the exons ATGTGCATGGACCGATCTCCGGTGCCGGCGAAGAAGATCTGGCTCGCCATCGCCTCCCGCCTCGGCCTCCGGCCAACAGCTG GGCTGAGGAAGCTGAGGAAGGAGGTGAGGACGTGCGAGTACCGCGACGTGCACATCATGTGGGAGATGCTGAGGGAGATGGACTCCCCGGTGCCCCTGCAGGAgaaggaggccgccgccgccgcggccgtcgcggcggccgccgccgcaaggaagaagaagaaggcgtggaGCCGCTTCGTCTACTACTGCTGCGCGTTCTGA